A window of the Gossypium hirsutum isolate 1008001.06 chromosome A05, Gossypium_hirsutum_v2.1, whole genome shotgun sequence genome harbors these coding sequences:
- the LOC107959906 gene encoding protein SIEVE ELEMENT OCCLUSION B produces the protein MESILEPATKMQQSDRGIRLSFSTSNDGLMLKKIQAVHVPDGRAIDVRPLLHIVEDILSFAAPGGDAIVETGKQATGTEAFRHQTNYQTNITDMLETLSFLIDRISIEMARKCSETMEEHATTMSILSMVSNYPWDAKLVIALSAFAVNYGEFWLLAQCYNSNQLAKNLAILKQVPGILQRSTMLKSQFDTIKDLITAMLDIAKCLVEFKEIPSNYVTEDFAAAVSAAMDHIPVAIYWTIRSMLATASQITGLSGSENEFLSSLESWELSSLVHKLSSMHSHLVGLLAICHKQIDERKFIEAYQNLQYLFNAAQIDNSKVLKALINPKDDPLPLVDGANKKRVSVDVLRKRNVLLLISDLDILQDEVVILQQIYEESRRQSNSLDQNPYELVWLPVLDSSVSLSKIKQRKFENLAATMTWFTLHHPSLLNRAVFRFIKEEWRFEQKPIVVVLDPQGRVTCSNAIHMMWIWGNLAFPFTIAKEDALWKAETLTLDFLVDGIDPVILKWISEERFIFLYGGEDIKWIRNFIHTVKTVARACGIAMEMVYVGKKNPKENIRRNMAIINEEKLSHCLPDITAIWYFWIRIESMWNSKHQLGKADENDPITQEIMTLLSYDGSEGYGWALLSKGSTEFTRAKGTTFLTCLSDYDLWAEDVQTKGLVLAIHDYFLLNPTPHHCNRLVLPGTADRLPEMVTCSECRRTMERYILYHCCDE, from the exons ATGGAATCCATTCTAGAACCTGCAACTAAAATGCAGCAATCCGACAGAGGTATAAGGCTGAGCTTTTCAACATCCAATGATGGTTTGATGTTAAAGAAAATTCAGGCAGTTCATGTTCCTGATGGACGAGCCATTGATGTTCGACCTCTTCTGCATATTGTTGAAGACATCTTAAGTTTTGCCGCCCCAGGTGGTGATGCCATTGTTGAAACT GGTAAGCAAGCTACAGGCACTGAAGCATTCCGACACCAGACCAACTACCAAACCAATATTACTGACATGCTTGAAACTTTGTCATTTCTCATTGATAGAATCTCCATTGAG ATGGCACGCAAATGCAGTGAAACTATGGAAGAACATGCAACAACAATGTCCATATTGAGTATGGTATCCAACTACCCATGGGATGCCAAATTGGTGATAGCTTTATCGGCTTTCGCAGTTAACTATGGCGAATTCTGGCTCCTAGCCCAGTGCTACAACTCAAACCAACTAGCCAAAAACCTTGCAATCCTCAAACAAGTACCAGGAATTTTACAACGTTCAACCATGTTGAAATCTCAGTTTGACACAATCAAAGATCTCATTACAGCCATGCTAGATATTGCCAAGTGTTTAGTTGAGTTTAAGGAAATACCGTCTAATTATGTTACGGAAGATTTTGCTGCCGCAGTATCGGCAGCCATGGATCATATACCGGTAGCTATCTACTGGACCATCAGAAGCATGTTGGCTACTGCATCTCAGATTACTGGTCTTTCAGGATCAGAAAACGA GTTTCTTTCTTCCTTGGAATCCTGGGAGCTATCAAGCTTAGTACACAAGCTCAGCAGCATGCACAGCCATCTAGTAGGTCTACTGGCTATCTGCCATAAGCAAATAG ATGAAAGAAAATTTATAGAAGCCTATCAGAACCTTCAATATTTGTTTAATGCTGCCCAAATTGACAACAGTAAGGTTCTCAAGGCGTTGATTAACCCAAAGGATGATCCACTTCCACTAGTTGATGGGGCCAACAAGAAAAGG GTTAGTGTTGATGTTCTAAGGAAAAGAAATGTTCTATTGCTGATATCAGATCTAGACATCTTGCAAGATGAAGTTGTCATTCTTCAACAGATATACGAGGAGTCCAGAAGGCAATCAAACAGCCTGGACCAGAATCCATACGAGTTAGTGTGGCTACCAGTGCTAGACTCATCTGTCTCGTTGTCTAAGATCAAGCAACGTAAATTTGAGAATCTAGCAGCAACTATGACATGGTTCACATTGCACCACCCTTCATTGCTTAATCGGGCGGTGTTCAGGTTCATCAAGGAAGAGTGGCGTTTCGAGCAGAAGCCTATCGTTGTGGTTTTAGATCCTCAAGGAAGGGTTACATGTTCTAATGCAATTCACATGATGTGGATTTGGGGCAATTTGGCCTTCCCTTTCACCATTGCCAAGGAAGATGCTTTATGGAAAGCTGAGACTTTGACACTTGACTTTCTCGTGGATGGTATTGATCCTGTGATTTTGAAATGG ATATCAGAAGAAAGATTCATATTCTTGTATGGGGGAGAGGATATAAAGTGGATCAGGAATTTCATACATACTGTAAAAACTGTTGCAAGAGCTTGTGGCATTGCAATGGAAATGGTTTATGTCGGAAAGAAAAATCCAAAGGAGAATATCCGTAGAAACATGGCTATTATCAATGAAGAAAAACTTAGCCATTGCTTGCCAGACATAACTGCTATTTGGTACTTCTGGATTCGGATCGAAAGCATGTGGAACTCGAAGCACCAACTTGGTAAAGCGGATGAGAATGATCCCATAACTCAAGAAATCATGACATTGCTTTCATATGATGGCAGTGAAGGGTATGGATGGGCCTTGCTTAGTAAAGGTTCAACAGAGTTCACCAGAGCCAAGGGGACTACATTTTTAACTTGCTTATCAGATTATGATCTGTGGGCTGAAGATGTGCAAACAAAAGGATTGGTGTTGGCAATTCATGATTACTTTTTGCTGAATCCGACCCCACATCATTGCAACCGACTTGTTCTACCGGGCACTGCCGATCGGTTGCCGGAAATGGTGACTTGTTCTGAATGTCGACGAACCATGGAGAGGTACATTTTGTACCACTGCTGCGATGAATAA